In Pedobacter sp. W3I1, one DNA window encodes the following:
- a CDS encoding RagB/SusD family nutrient uptake outer membrane protein, with amino-acid sequence MNNKSIYVTLLGLSLISMSIVGCKKDFLNVEPTDRISTTAIETDTAVFEAYVTNRYIASRLQDKEGDGSSPGFGRGFEYSMWSSFTDESIYNNDDATWLIQRGQLAPENLGSAGVYWGRSYKSIRECNYALDVLAKIAMSAAHKKQLVAELKFVRAFRYQDLIRNYGGVVLMGDKVTSLTDNLQDPALFQRASIKECIDYVAAQLDQAAADLPLDNSNSWMVGRATKGAALALKSRLLLYAASPLYNAGTWQAAVTAAQTVISLNKYGIYTGGYRNLFLTDQSNEIIFARLFTKNANHTHLEIANGPNGYGGWGGNLPMQNLVDDYQMANGKAITDPTSGYDSNEPYKGRDPRFAATILYNGAAYRERNVETFIPGGKDSKDGNDNWNTTKTGYYLKKFMNDAYPLQNPWGNAGFQPWIYFRYAEILLNYAEAANEAYGPDAVPAGSTMSARQAINMVRARPDVNMPALAVGLTQTQMRDAVRYERRVELAFEEHRYYDVRRWKIADVTENKPAGGIIITKAGTGFTYTPKIALDGRKFETKHYWLPIPRAEILASGGKLQQNPGY; translated from the coding sequence ATGAATAACAAATCAATATATGTAACACTTTTAGGCCTGTCTCTTATCTCAATGAGTATTGTGGGCTGTAAAAAAGATTTTTTAAATGTAGAACCAACAGACCGGATCTCTACAACTGCTATAGAAACCGATACGGCTGTTTTTGAGGCCTATGTAACCAATCGTTATATCGCCAGTAGATTACAGGATAAGGAAGGCGACGGTTCTTCGCCAGGTTTTGGTAGGGGTTTTGAATATAGCATGTGGAGTTCTTTTACCGATGAATCTATTTATAATAACGACGATGCTACCTGGCTAATTCAAAGAGGACAGCTTGCTCCGGAAAATTTAGGAAGCGCAGGAGTGTATTGGGGCAGGAGTTACAAAAGCATCAGAGAATGTAATTATGCGCTTGATGTGCTAGCTAAAATTGCCATGAGTGCGGCCCATAAAAAACAGTTAGTGGCCGAACTCAAATTTGTAAGGGCTTTCCGCTATCAGGATCTGATCCGGAATTATGGTGGTGTAGTTTTAATGGGCGATAAGGTAACCAGCCTAACTGATAATTTACAGGATCCAGCGCTGTTTCAACGCGCTTCTATTAAAGAATGTATAGATTATGTGGCAGCACAGCTAGATCAGGCCGCGGCAGATTTACCTTTAGATAACAGCAATAGCTGGATGGTAGGAAGAGCAACAAAAGGTGCTGCACTTGCGCTAAAATCCCGCTTACTTTTATATGCTGCTAGTCCGTTGTATAATGCTGGTACCTGGCAGGCGGCTGTTACGGCAGCGCAGACAGTTATTTCTTTAAATAAATATGGAATTTACACGGGCGGCTATAGAAACTTATTTTTAACCGACCAAAGCAATGAAATTATTTTCGCGAGGTTGTTTACAAAAAATGCTAACCATACCCACTTAGAAATTGCTAACGGGCCAAACGGTTATGGCGGCTGGGGAGGAAATCTTCCGATGCAGAACCTGGTAGATGATTACCAAATGGCCAATGGTAAAGCCATTACCGATCCTACATCTGGTTACGATAGCAATGAACCTTACAAAGGTCGTGATCCACGTTTTGCAGCAACCATTTTATACAACGGAGCAGCATACCGCGAGCGTAATGTAGAAACTTTTATTCCGGGAGGAAAAGATAGTAAAGATGGAAATGATAACTGGAATACAACCAAAACAGGTTATTACCTTAAAAAATTCATGAATGATGCTTACCCTTTGCAAAACCCTTGGGGTAATGCAGGGTTTCAGCCCTGGATCTATTTTAGATATGCAGAAATTTTGCTTAATTATGCAGAAGCGGCAAATGAAGCTTACGGACCAGATGCTGTTCCTGCCGGATCAACAATGTCGGCAAGACAGGCTATTAATATGGTAAGGGCAAGGCCAGATGTGAATATGCCTGCATTGGCCGTCGGACTTACCCAAACGCAAATGCGCGATGCGGTTCGTTATGAGCGTAGGGTAGAGCTCGCCTTTGAAGAACACCGTTATTATGATGTAAGGCGATGGAAAATTGCCGACGTTACAGAAAACAAACCTGCGGGCGGAATCATTATTACCAAAGCGGGTACAGGATTTACTTATACGCCTAAAATTGCTTTGGATGGACGCAAATTTGAAACCAAACACTATTGGTTACCAATACCAAGAGCAGAAATTTTGGCTTCCGGAGGTAAATTGCAGCAAAATCCTGGTTACTAA
- a CDS encoding glycoside hydrolase codes for MIKPHCFLTFLALFFFSGAFAQKATVTVEIDPTVTFQTIEGFGASDAWTCQFAGLWPEEKRSKMADLLFSTQLTKAGQPLGIGLNMWRFSIGAGSAAQGKASDIGDEWRRQYAFLQPDGSYDWNAMPGQTWFLKAAKTRGVNQFIGFVNSPHVLFTKNGKAYSSDGNCNLNFDKLPEFSADLVATINGLKKITGITLDYVSPANEPQWKWNEHKQEGCPYNNTELARLYKGVNDAFAKNQIKTKIQIGEAGQLDYLYDNGNEVKGNQVFQFFNTASPNYVGNLSNIDHSISGHSYFTTSPEQKFIDTRTKTAQAVAQVKGLRYWMSEYCVLGDDVLKGEKRDLGMVTALFIARLIHHDLVISNATSWQWWLGVSTGDYKDGLVYIDRNKTDGEVYDSKMLWALGNYSRFIKEGSKRLQVKVSDEKATPLYVSAYLQDKKLVTVVVNTSDHDVDLDLEVKGQQLQKTVQTYVTSAEYSLAPYKQYKNTKKIHIPAKSVTTVLSN; via the coding sequence ATGATCAAGCCACATTGTTTTTTAACCTTTTTAGCCTTGTTTTTCTTTAGCGGGGCTTTTGCCCAAAAAGCTACTGTAACTGTAGAAATCGATCCAACTGTAACATTTCAAACCATTGAAGGTTTTGGAGCTTCAGATGCATGGACCTGTCAGTTTGCAGGATTATGGCCCGAAGAAAAACGAAGTAAAATGGCCGATTTGCTTTTTAGCACACAGCTAACAAAAGCAGGGCAGCCACTGGGTATAGGTTTAAACATGTGGCGTTTTAGCATTGGTGCCGGAAGTGCAGCACAAGGTAAGGCAAGCGATATTGGCGATGAATGGCGTCGTCAATACGCTTTTCTGCAACCAGATGGTAGTTACGACTGGAATGCGATGCCAGGGCAAACCTGGTTTCTTAAAGCAGCCAAAACTCGTGGCGTAAATCAATTTATTGGTTTTGTTAACAGTCCGCATGTATTGTTTACCAAAAATGGTAAAGCATACTCAAGTGATGGTAACTGTAACTTAAATTTCGATAAACTACCTGAATTTTCAGCCGATTTGGTTGCTACAATAAATGGACTAAAGAAAATAACGGGAATTACATTAGATTATGTGAGCCCTGCAAATGAACCGCAATGGAAATGGAATGAGCACAAACAGGAAGGCTGCCCCTATAACAATACCGAATTGGCCCGGCTTTATAAAGGTGTAAATGATGCGTTCGCTAAAAATCAAATCAAAACCAAAATACAGATAGGAGAAGCAGGTCAGCTCGATTATTTATATGATAATGGTAATGAGGTAAAAGGAAACCAGGTTTTTCAGTTCTTTAATACTGCATCTCCCAATTACGTTGGCAATCTTTCCAATATTGATCATTCGATTTCAGGACATAGCTATTTCACAACAAGTCCGGAGCAAAAGTTTATTGATACACGTACAAAAACAGCCCAGGCTGTAGCACAGGTTAAAGGTTTAAGATATTGGATGTCTGAATATTGTGTGCTTGGTGATGATGTACTGAAGGGTGAAAAACGCGATTTGGGTATGGTAACCGCTTTGTTTATCGCAAGGCTAATCCATCACGATCTGGTGATATCCAATGCTACATCATGGCAATGGTGGTTAGGTGTATCAACAGGTGATTATAAAGATGGTTTGGTTTACATCGATCGAAATAAAACCGACGGCGAGGTGTATGATAGTAAAATGTTATGGGCCCTGGGCAATTACAGCCGTTTTATAAAAGAGGGGAGTAAACGCCTTCAGGTTAAAGTATCAGATGAAAAAGCAACTCCACTTTATGTATCGGCCTACCTGCAGGATAAAAAACTGGTAACGGTTGTTGTAAACACCAGTGATCATGATGTGGATCTTGATCTGGAGGTTAAAGGACAACAATTACAAAAAACTGTTCAAACTTATGTTACTTCTGCTGAATATAGTTTGGCACCCTATAAACAATATAAAAACACCAAAAAAATCCATATTCCGGCAAAATCGGTTACCACAGTGCTTAGTAATTAA
- a CDS encoding TonB-dependent receptor produces the protein MRRKVLKGFLPKFFTIKTLAFLFIVSISLPVMASLVPVKTGIKSQLKEIVVTGTVTNETGATFPGVAVKIKGTEKAVQTDANGKYSINVAAKTDVLIFSFVGYTNQEQTVGDRTTINVQLSADTKTLNELVVVGYGTQKKATLTGSISQVKGADLVKSPQPNLSNSLAGRFSGVVINNRSGEPGFDGSNITIRGLATTGSNSVLVVVDGIPGQIGGLERLDPNDIESVSVLKDASAAIYGNRAANGVILVTTKRGRTGKPTINYSFNQGFSSPTRLPKMADAATYAQIMNEINFDSNPAGGLNQSYTADQIEKFRNGSDPLLYPNTDWIDQTLEKTALQSQHSLSINGGSEDVKYYMSLGTVSQDGLYKNGVTKYNQYNFRTNIDANVSKYLKVGLSVSGRQENRLFPQVGAGDVFRSIYRAKPIVSAYYPNGLPTTGIENANPAVQVTDIGGTNKSPTQVLNGILRASFIIPGVQGLSVDGFFSADKSNVFTKSFSKPYLLYQYDPTSKNYNSVIVGGNNQKATLTESHKNESLLTTNIKLNYARKFDLHDINAFVGYEQSENHLEYFDAQRFNFLSTSLPELSQGGTAATDFLNSGYSTNYNRRSIISRLAYSYDDKYLFEGQLRIDGSSIFPQGKQYGYFPSVSAGWVISKEKWFNENVKFVDNLKIRASYGALGNDNVNGFQYFDNYVLVGNGFVAQSPGATSSTIQPGVNLVKLANPNITWEVAKKLDIGFNAVIFKNFSIEAIYFQQKRSDILATRNASLPGSSGIVNPYGSDPLVPSENIGKVNNTGFEATLGYNHNGENFKWNASGNITYAKSKVIFIDEASGTLDYQRQTGRPLNANLLYNSIGIFRTQQELDAYPHVSGAKIGDLKYLDYNNDGKITADDQTRTPYSNIPQITYGFTLGASYKNFDVSMVLAGQTQVSQYVLPESGSVGNFYSSWADNRFSAANPNGTYPRVTDRASNAISGGQFNNTFWLNDASFLRLKNVEIAYNIKASFLDRINVSGLRLYASAFNLFTISKVKDYDPEGTSGSGQFYPQQRIINLGANIKF, from the coding sequence ATGAGAAGAAAAGTTCTGAAAGGATTTTTGCCAAAATTCTTTACAATTAAAACACTGGCATTTCTATTTATCGTATCCATCAGTTTACCGGTAATGGCATCTTTAGTTCCTGTTAAAACAGGGATAAAAAGCCAGCTTAAAGAAATTGTGGTAACGGGTACCGTAACAAACGAAACAGGTGCTACATTTCCAGGTGTAGCGGTTAAAATTAAGGGAACCGAAAAAGCGGTGCAAACTGATGCAAATGGTAAATACAGCATCAATGTTGCGGCCAAAACTGATGTACTTATCTTTTCTTTTGTAGGCTATACCAACCAGGAGCAAACGGTTGGTGATAGAACAACCATTAATGTTCAGCTTAGTGCCGATACCAAAACACTGAATGAATTGGTGGTTGTTGGCTATGGAACACAGAAAAAAGCAACATTAACCGGTTCAATCTCGCAGGTAAAAGGTGCCGACCTGGTAAAAAGCCCGCAACCGAATTTATCTAATTCATTAGCAGGCCGGTTTTCTGGTGTAGTAATTAATAATAGAAGTGGTGAACCGGGTTTTGACGGTTCAAACATCACCATCAGGGGTTTGGCTACAACCGGTAGCAACAGTGTATTAGTTGTTGTAGATGGAATACCCGGACAAATTGGTGGCCTTGAACGTTTAGATCCTAATGATATTGAAAGTGTTTCGGTATTAAAAGATGCCTCTGCTGCCATTTATGGTAACAGGGCAGCTAACGGGGTAATTTTAGTGACAACAAAGAGAGGAAGAACTGGTAAGCCTACTATCAATTATAGTTTTAACCAGGGGTTTAGCTCCCCAACAAGATTACCTAAAATGGCTGACGCTGCAACCTATGCACAGATTATGAATGAAATTAATTTCGATTCAAATCCTGCAGGCGGCCTTAATCAGTCGTACACAGCAGATCAAATCGAAAAATTCCGTAATGGTTCCGACCCATTGTTATATCCCAATACTGATTGGATTGACCAAACCTTAGAAAAAACTGCGCTGCAAAGCCAACACAGCCTTTCTATTAACGGGGGCAGCGAGGATGTAAAATACTACATGTCTTTAGGTACTGTTTCTCAGGATGGTTTATATAAAAATGGGGTAACCAAATACAATCAGTATAATTTTCGCACAAATATAGATGCCAACGTTTCTAAATACCTTAAAGTTGGCTTATCGGTATCAGGCAGGCAAGAAAACCGTTTGTTTCCTCAGGTAGGGGCTGGCGATGTTTTCAGATCCATTTATAGGGCAAAACCTATTGTATCAGCTTATTATCCAAATGGCTTACCAACAACCGGTATCGAAAATGCAAATCCTGCCGTACAGGTTACAGATATAGGCGGAACAAATAAATCGCCTACACAGGTTTTAAATGGAATTTTAAGGGCTAGTTTTATTATTCCTGGAGTACAGGGTCTTTCTGTTGATGGTTTCTTTTCTGCTGATAAATCCAATGTATTTACCAAAAGTTTCAGCAAACCATACCTGCTCTACCAATACGATCCTACATCTAAAAACTATAATAGCGTAATTGTTGGTGGCAATAACCAAAAAGCTACCTTGACCGAAAGCCATAAAAATGAATCGCTGCTTACCACAAATATCAAACTGAATTATGCCCGTAAGTTTGACCTACACGATATTAATGCCTTTGTAGGTTACGAACAGAGCGAAAATCATTTAGAATATTTCGATGCACAACGTTTTAACTTCCTTTCTACTTCTTTGCCCGAACTCTCTCAGGGAGGTACTGCGGCTACTGATTTCTTAAACTCAGGTTATAGCACAAACTATAACCGCCGAAGCATCATTAGCCGCCTGGCATATAGCTATGATGATAAATACCTTTTTGAAGGGCAGTTGCGTATAGATGGATCATCAATTTTCCCTCAGGGCAAACAATATGGTTATTTCCCTTCAGTTTCTGCAGGCTGGGTAATCTCAAAAGAAAAGTGGTTTAATGAAAACGTTAAATTCGTTGATAATTTAAAAATCCGTGCTTCATATGGAGCGCTGGGTAACGATAACGTAAATGGTTTCCAGTACTTTGATAATTATGTTCTGGTTGGAAATGGATTTGTAGCCCAAAGCCCGGGTGCAACATCATCAACCATACAGCCGGGCGTAAACTTAGTTAAACTGGCAAACCCGAACATTACCTGGGAAGTAGCCAAAAAACTCGATATAGGTTTCAATGCCGTTATATTTAAAAACTTCAGTATCGAAGCCATCTATTTTCAACAAAAGAGATCTGATATCTTGGCCACCCGTAATGCATCATTGCCAGGTTCTTCAGGGATAGTAAACCCTTATGGTTCCGATCCGCTGGTGCCTTCAGAAAATATCGGTAAAGTTAATAATACTGGTTTTGAAGCTACTTTAGGTTATAACCATAATGGCGAAAACTTTAAATGGAATGCATCAGGCAATATCACTTATGCAAAAAGCAAAGTAATTTTTATTGATGAAGCCAGTGGCACGTTAGATTATCAACGCCAAACCGGCAGACCATTAAATGCTAACCTGCTTTACAATAGTATTGGCATATTTAGAACGCAACAAGAGTTAGATGCTTACCCACACGTAAGTGGTGCTAAAATTGGCGATCTTAAATACCTTGATTATAATAATGATGGTAAAATAACTGCCGATGACCAAACCAGAACTCCATATAGCAATATTCCTCAGATTACTTATGGTTTTACACTTGGAGCATCTTATAAAAACTTTGATGTATCGATGGTATTAGCAGGGCAAACCCAGGTAAGCCAATACGTTTTGCCAGAATCTGGTAGTGTCGGTAACTTTTATAGCAGTTGGGCCGATAACAGGTTTAGTGCAGCAAATCCGAACGGAACTTACCCAAGGGTAACCGATCGTGCATCAAATGCGATTAGCGGGGGGCAGTTTAACAATACTTTTTGGTTAAATGATGCCTCATTCTTAAGGCTTAAAAATGTCGAAATTGCCTATAACATTAAGGCCAGTTTCTTAGATCGGATAAATGTTTCTGGACTAAGGCTTTATGCGAGTGCATTTAACTTGTTCACCATTTCTAAAGTCAAAGATTACGATCCCGAAGGAACCAGCGGTAGCGGGCAATTTTACCCACAGCAACGCATTATTAATCTGGGCGCCAATATTAAATTCTAA
- a CDS encoding two-component regulator propeller domain-containing protein, translated as MRFIRLTYFILQFLLLFTNVRAQVFDINNQPVITSHYVIKTYGINEGLPSKSTTAALKDKRGFIWVGTENGLCKFDGYSFKIYVNIPGDTTSLTNNYINAVVEDSNGVFWVGTMNGLNKFDPVTEKFERFYHKENRRTSLSNNKIWSLLIDRGNKLWVGTDDGFNLFNKNSKSFTVYQPDIKNPNAIKGKSVNAIAEDKEGNLWLGNWSKGLNKFDQKTQSFTNYTQKEVAGEKNPNDIWTLSIDADGMIWVGCYWKGDLFRFDPKTGKFSTYSSKGTGNNSVFNVLNLGAKKMLVGGNAGLFWVNTELNKWEKIEELEFFANGGLYRDKTGMIWVCGKNGLSKIDFNQYKFNFISLPFGQADIKSIISYGKDFWVGTNKGLFKYNPDNRSVIKLLHTSNPNSLSSSDIINLSTDLNGRLWVMGENGFDRYDEKEHKFVHHHHRSALGSFFNEDVFRDLIEVNNNEYYLATDAGLKVYNDKTRSYTHYFNDPKNQASLSNNHLYCLLKDAQGNVWIGTYGSGLSRFNPKTRKFSNYMINNSRKGGISNNIVNSLYLDSHQNVWVCTRDGLNKYVAKTNTFEIYSKQNGFASNVFTDLVEDNNGRLWVTTEQGISLFDPVTKMVKNYDEKDGVYANSAICKNAKGEIYLAGSKGIVYFNPQQLKYNKTAPAVYFSDFSIFNKLILPGDDSPLKLPVYMTKEITLPYSQSVLSFGFVSLNYTLSEKNKYAYFLEGFDKKWNYSGSEHKVTYTNLNPGKYVLKVRASNNDGIWNMQGNSIGITITPPWYRAWWAFCIYGLAFFGVIYAYLKYREHRANLEFQVKLAHIESEKEKELSEKKLSFFTNVSHEFRTPLTLIINPVKELLYKNDKNVDTTDLNIVYRNAKRLLSLVDQLLLFRKADTYGEKLKVAPVNLVSLCKEVFLCFVHQARSKNIVFEFICADEVIPFYADREKIEIVFFNLLSNAIKFTPEGGTVKMIVDSRQENIVVGIEDTGCGITSFAGEKLYEKFYQDPGNKSAKGGFGIGLYLAKNFIEMHGGTISYTSVENKGTAFNIGLLRGISHFKDAVILQEALVDTDSSLFKELIEDEITANKIVEAAEEPLLDSQLALDSKTLLIIDDNIEIRAYLKQVFRMDYHLYEASNGEDGYDMAKELLPDIIICDVMMDGITGIELCSKIKEDVAISHIPIILLTAISAPEVKLKGIEGGADDYISKPFDKDFLKARVASILKSKNALQKYFYNEITLNSNSTKISAEYKEFLDNCIRIVEEHLIDPDFNIDTLTAAIGMSRSNLYRKIKSISGQSSNGFIRFIRLRKAAEIFINTDKTIQETSYMVGINDPKYFREQFYKLFNMNPSQYIKKFRKPFSNNINTTVKKGK; from the coding sequence ATGAGATTTATTAGGCTGACTTATTTTATTCTACAATTTTTATTGCTCTTTACCAATGTTAGAGCGCAGGTATTCGATATAAATAATCAGCCAGTAATAACCAGCCACTATGTTATCAAAACATATGGTATAAATGAAGGTCTTCCATCAAAAAGTACAACAGCTGCCTTAAAAGATAAAAGAGGATTTATATGGGTGGGAACAGAAAATGGCCTCTGCAAGTTCGATGGTTACTCATTTAAAATTTATGTAAATATTCCTGGCGATACCACTTCACTAACCAATAACTATATCAATGCTGTAGTAGAAGATAGCAATGGTGTCTTTTGGGTGGGTACCATGAATGGTTTAAATAAATTTGATCCTGTAACGGAGAAATTTGAGCGTTTTTATCATAAAGAAAACAGGAGAACATCACTGAGCAATAATAAAATATGGTCGCTACTCATTGATAGAGGCAATAAACTTTGGGTAGGTACCGATGATGGTTTTAACCTTTTTAACAAAAACTCAAAATCTTTTACCGTTTATCAGCCAGACATTAAAAATCCAAATGCCATTAAAGGGAAATCGGTTAATGCTATTGCAGAAGATAAAGAAGGTAACTTATGGTTAGGCAACTGGAGCAAAGGACTAAATAAATTTGATCAAAAAACTCAAAGCTTTACCAATTACACGCAAAAGGAAGTAGCGGGCGAAAAAAATCCAAATGATATCTGGACACTTAGTATAGATGCTGATGGCATGATATGGGTTGGATGTTATTGGAAAGGCGATCTGTTCAGATTTGATCCGAAAACAGGGAAATTTAGTACTTATAGCAGTAAAGGCACCGGTAACAATTCAGTATTTAATGTATTGAATTTAGGTGCAAAAAAGATGTTGGTTGGCGGAAACGCCGGATTATTTTGGGTAAACACCGAATTAAATAAATGGGAGAAAATAGAAGAACTCGAATTTTTTGCCAACGGAGGTCTATACCGGGATAAAACAGGAATGATCTGGGTTTGTGGTAAAAATGGTCTCAGTAAAATAGACTTTAACCAGTATAAATTTAATTTTATTTCCCTTCCTTTTGGGCAGGCAGACATCAAATCTATCATTAGTTATGGAAAGGATTTTTGGGTAGGCACAAATAAAGGCTTGTTTAAATATAATCCCGATAATCGTTCCGTAATTAAACTGCTGCATACCAGTAATCCGAATAGTTTATCCAGCTCTGATATTATTAACCTATCTACCGATTTAAATGGCAGGCTTTGGGTAATGGGTGAAAATGGTTTTGATCGTTACGACGAGAAAGAGCATAAATTTGTTCACCATCATCACCGTTCGGCACTTGGTAGCTTTTTTAATGAAGATGTTTTTAGAGATTTAATTGAGGTAAATAATAACGAATATTATTTGGCTACCGATGCGGGTTTGAAAGTTTACAACGATAAAACCCGCAGTTATACACATTACTTTAACGACCCTAAAAACCAGGCTTCATTAAGTAATAACCATTTGTACTGCCTTTTAAAAGATGCGCAGGGCAATGTTTGGATAGGCACATACGGAAGTGGGCTCAGCCGTTTTAATCCTAAAACCAGAAAGTTTAGCAATTACATGATCAATAATTCAAGAAAAGGTGGCATTAGCAATAACATTGTAAATAGCCTTTATCTGGATTCGCACCAAAATGTTTGGGTTTGCACCCGCGATGGCCTGAATAAATATGTAGCTAAAACCAATACTTTCGAAATATATTCAAAGCAAAACGGTTTTGCTAGCAATGTTTTTACTGATCTGGTGGAAGATAATAATGGCAGGTTATGGGTAACAACCGAACAGGGGATCTCGCTGTTTGACCCTGTAACCAAAATGGTGAAAAATTACGATGAGAAAGACGGTGTTTATGCCAATTCAGCTATCTGCAAAAATGCAAAAGGCGAAATTTATCTCGCCGGCAGTAAAGGCATCGTTTATTTTAATCCACAACAGCTAAAATATAATAAAACGGCTCCAGCCGTTTATTTTTCCGATTTTTCTATTTTCAATAAATTAATTCTGCCTGGTGATGATTCTCCGTTAAAATTACCGGTGTACATGACCAAGGAGATTACATTGCCCTACAGCCAGAGTGTGCTCTCTTTTGGTTTTGTATCACTCAATTATACCCTTTCCGAAAAAAACAAGTATGCTTATTTTCTCGAAGGTTTCGATAAGAAATGGAATTATAGTGGAAGTGAGCACAAAGTTACCTACACCAATTTAAATCCCGGTAAATATGTATTAAAGGTAAGGGCATCAAATAATGATGGGATCTGGAATATGCAGGGCAATTCGATCGGGATTACCATTACACCGCCATGGTACCGTGCCTGGTGGGCTTTTTGTATTTATGGACTGGCTTTCTTTGGGGTAATTTATGCCTACCTTAAGTACCGTGAGCATCGGGCAAACCTCGAATTTCAGGTGAAACTGGCGCATATTGAAAGTGAAAAAGAGAAAGAACTGAGCGAGAAGAAACTTTCTTTTTTTACCAATGTATCGCATGAGTTCCGTACACCACTTACGCTAATTATTAATCCGGTTAAAGAGCTTTTATACAAAAACGATAAAAATGTTGATACCACTGATTTAAATATTGTTTACAGGAATGCCAAACGCCTTTTAAGTTTGGTAGATCAACTGTTATTGTTCAGGAAAGCAGATACTTACGGCGAAAAATTAAAAGTAGCTCCGGTAAATCTGGTGAGTTTGTGTAAGGAGGTATTTCTTTGCTTTGTACACCAGGCCAGATCTAAAAATATCGTATTTGAGTTTATATGTGCCGATGAAGTGATTCCTTTTTATGCTGATAGGGAAAAAATAGAGATTGTGTTTTTTAATCTTCTTTCAAATGCTATAAAATTTACACCTGAAGGTGGTACGGTTAAAATGATTGTAGACAGCCGCCAAGAAAATATAGTGGTTGGTATTGAAGATACAGGTTGCGGCATTACCAGCTTTGCAGGAGAAAAACTCTATGAAAAATTTTATCAGGATCCAGGAAATAAATCAGCAAAAGGAGGTTTCGGTATAGGTTTGTACCTGGCGAAGAATTTTATAGAAATGCATGGTGGAACGATAAGTTATACCAGCGTTGAAAATAAAGGTACAGCATTTAATATTGGTTTATTAAGAGGCATAAGCCATTTTAAAGATGCGGTAATTTTGCAGGAGGCATTGGTAGATACCGATTCGTCGTTATTTAAAGAATTGATAGAAGATGAAATAACGGCCAATAAAATTGTAGAAGCTGCAGAAGAGCCATTACTGGATAGTCAGCTTGCTTTAGATTCGAAAACGCTGTTGATTATTGATGATAACATCGAGATCAGAGCGTATCTAAAGCAGGTTTTTAGAATGGATTATCACCTTTATGAAGCGAGCAATGGAGAAGATGGGTATGATATGGCTAAAGAACTGTTGCCCGATATTATTATATGTGATGTAATGATGGATGGCATAACCGGGATAGAACTTTGTAGTAAAATAAAGGAAGATGTAGCTATTTCTCACATTCCGATTATCCTGCTTACCGCTATTTCTGCACCAGAGGTTAAACTTAAAGGAATAGAAGGTGGTGCCGACGATTACATTAGTAAACCTTTTGATAAAGATTTTTTAAAAGCGAGGGTAGCCAGTATATTAAAAAGTAAAAATGCCCTGCAAAAATACTTTTATAACGAAATTACCCTCAATTCTAACAGCACCAAAATCTCTGCAGAATACAAAGAGTTTTTAGATAACTGTATCCGTATTGTAGAAGAACACCTGATCGATCCCGATTTTAATATCGATACGTTGACTGCGGCTATTGGTATGTCGAGATCTAATCTTTACCGCAAAATAAAATCCATTTCTGGTCAATCATCAAATGGCTTTATCCGTTTCATCAGATTGAGGAAAGCCGCTGAAATTTTTATCAATACCGACAAAACCATTCAGGAAACTTCTTATATGGTGGGTATTAACGATCCGAAATATTTTAGAGAGCAGTTTTATAAGCTCTTTAACATGAATCCATCGCAGTACATTAAAAAATTCCGCAAGCCGTTTTCCAATAATATTAATACCACAGTTAAAAAAGGTAAATAG